A DNA window from Drosophila biarmipes strain raj3 chromosome 2R, RU_DBia_V1.1, whole genome shotgun sequence contains the following coding sequences:
- the LOC108026847 gene encoding zinc finger Ran-binding domain-containing protein 2 has translation MSTSNGGVAAGGAGSSGGSGSVASPGDWICPDYDCRHLNFARRSQCNKCDRDRDGSDKPERDRDRDRDRGNGSSSSSSSSSKKKLGTEIGKAAADKSRGLFSAEDWQCSKCANVNWARRQTCNMCNAPKFSDVEERTGFGGGYNDRGVVEYKDRQDSDSEYDEFGRRKKRKHGEHREDSKRARRTSRDEERREEEEDEDDDEGDDEDLSKYDLWGDDEVTSTEAKSKEAIGNGDKGRKGTSRDSTSSVSSSSSSSSSSSSDSSSSSSSSSSSGGRRKPGSPGRR, from the exons GCGATTGGATTTGCCCAGATTACGA CTGTCGCCATCTGAACTTCGCCCGCCGATCGCAGTGCAACAAATGCGACCGCGACCGCGATGGCAGTGATAAGCCGGAGCGGGATAGGGATAGGGATCGAGATCGGGGCAacgggagcagcagcagtagcagcagctccagcaaGAAGAAGCTGGGCACGGAGATTGGCAAGGCGGCGGCCGACAAGTCGCGGGGCTTGTTCAGCGCCGAGGACTGGCAGTGCAGCAAGTGCGCCAATGTGAACTGGGCACGTCGCCAGACCTGCAACATGTGCAACGCTCCCAAGTTCTCGGACGTGGAGGAGCGTACTG GATTCGGCGGTGGTTACAACGATCGCGGCGTGGTGGAGTACAAGGACCGTCAGGATTCGGACAGCGAGTACGATGAGTTTGGGCGTCGCAAGAAGCGAAAGCATGGCGAGCACCGGGAGGACTCCAAGCGGGCCAGGAGGACCAGTCGAGATGAGGAGCGAAGGGAGGAGGAAGAGGATGAGGACGATGACGAGGGAGACGACGAGGATCTGTCAAAGTACGATCTGTGGGGCGACGATGAGGTCACATCCACGGAGGCCAAGAGCAAAGAGGCCATAGGCAATGGCGACAAGGGGCGCAAGGGTACTTCTCGCGACTCCACGTCTTCCgtgtcctcctcgtcgtcgtctaGTTCGTCCAGCTCCAGTGACTCGTCGTCGAGCAGCTCGAGTAGCtccagcagcggcggcaggcGAAAACCCGGCTCGCCCGGCAGACGTTAG